The Eremothecium gossypii ATCC 10895 chromosome IV, complete sequence genome contains a region encoding:
- the SPO73 gene encoding Spo73p (Syntenic homolog of Saccharomyces cerevisiae YER046W (SPO73)) → MSSAGSRAQAERAKGRSACELQGVSEHIIVENQRGITLFGYPFFSNKLLIPKVDPPQFHTEKEQQPISTTTSNYYGNTNNKLLLPLHFRYTGTLGAEGTGRLRGRPASGGSDDEFAWFVSMDYRGQYDIDDQGWCYSWSFRSKYWKGKSGFVRKRFWVRLPTRSEHLGQTSGPGARAGSRGARSAMHRTGSAGRAGWAAARHTEPQSPIAEEDDEKRDEDRADTACMLGSYTRQEFSALYEGGNGRFAEELAQLVRKIDKLPLDRQKFEALEEFVQGMTPTQHRDMCRIVRDPNSGFTGKILSSFQFDVSRRKFLERWIHGLLMDTGQTESQTTTQKMGRTPANQRQRGSTQQ, encoded by the coding sequence ATGAGTTCCGCAGGCAGCCGGGCACAGGCCGAAAGGGCAAAGGGCAGGTCGGCGTGCGAGCTACAGGGCGTATCGGAGCACATCATCGTGGAGAACCAGCGCGGTATCACGCTATTCGGGTACCCGTTCTTCTCGAACAAGCTACTTATCCCCAAGGTGGACCCGCCGCAGTTCCACACGGAAAAGGAACAGCAGCCCATATCGACGACGACGTCGAACTACTACGGCAACACAAACAACAAGCTCTTGCTTCCTTTGCACTTCCGCTACACGGGCACGCTCGGGGCAGAGGGCACCGGGCGGCTACGCGGGCGCCCagccagcggcggcagcgacgACGAGTTTGCGTGGTTTGTGTCGATGGACTACCGTGGCCAGTACGACATCGACGACCAGGGCTGGTGCTACAGCTGGTCGTTTCGCAGTAAGTACTGGAAGGGCAAGAGCGGGTTTGTGCGCAAGCGCTTCTGGGTGCGGCTCCCGACACGCAGCGAGCACCTCGGGCAGACGTCCGGcccgggcgcgcgcgccggcagccgcggcgcgcgctCCGCAATGCATCGCACGGGCTccgccggccgcgcagGGTGGGCAGCTGCGCGCCATACAGAGCCACAGAGCCCCATCGCTgaggaggacgacgagaaGCGTGACGAGGACCGCGCCGACACCGCGTGCATGCTTGGCTCCTATACGCGGCAGGAGTTCAGCGCGTTGTACGAGGGCGGCAACGGCCGCTTTGCAGAGGAGCTAGCGCAGCTCGTGCGAAAGATTGACAAGCTTCCTTTGGATCGCCAGAAGTTCGAGGCGCTCGAGGAATTCGTGCAAGGCATGACCCCGACACAACACCGCGACATGTGCCGCATCGTACGCGACCCCAACTCCGGCTTCACTGGCAAGATCCTTTCAAGTTTCCAGTTCGACGTCTCGCGGCGCAAGTTTTTGGAGCGCTGGATACATGGGCTTCTCATGGATACGGGGCAGACAGAGAGCCAAACCACGACCCAGAAGATGGGCCGCACACCCGCCAACCAGAGGCAAAGAGGCAGCACGCAACAGTAG
- the CST6 gene encoding Cst6p (Syntenic homolog of Saccharomyces cerevisiae YIL036W (CST6) and YER045C (ACA1)), with protein MRAAGGVHAVHAAAQGHYGVPPATYMSDPVIQESLSPFFQPVGIDVTRLPLTNPPIFQSSLASYNGPPQRRRISISNGQIGQLGHMGQLDDEDVMESIYDLQPPPLPQRRNGAKPFSKPVVSHEQFLARQHPPSYQAAYVDVAPGKPAEGHGAAYAGSVSSAPLHPHPEQPLTRPAHVLDAMASGPDFPRAASSSSLPTLYDAPPGTAAWKRARLLERNRIAASKCRQRKKIAQLQLQKDVDILTKENKEIRRELEYYQKLVSKFKRFIELHMETCNGSNGGVQIIEEMLKIDHSIVGQENDSGDKRDTSEEAPI; from the coding sequence atgcgggcggcgggcggtGTGCATGCGGTGCATGCAGCGGCGCAGGGGCACTACGGCGTGCCACCCGCGACATATATGTCGGATCCGGTCATTCAGGAGTCGCTCTCGCCGTTCTTCCAGCCCGTGGGGATCGACGTGACTCGGCTGCCACTGACGAACCCGCCGATATTCCAGTCATCGCTCGCGTCATACAACGGCCCcccgcagcggcgccgcatCTCCATATCCAATGGACAGATCGGACAGTTGGGGCACATGGGCCAGctggacgacgaggacgtGATGGAGAGCATATACGAtctgcagccgccgccgctgccccAGCGCCGCAACGGGGCGAAGCCGTTTTCGAAGCCGGTGGTATCGCACGAGCAGTTTCTGGCGAGGCAGCACCCACCGTCATATCAGGCTGCCTATGTTGATGTCGCGCCGGGCAAGCCGGCAGAAGGCCACGGGGCCGCCTACGCCGGGAGCGTATCTTCTGCTCCGCTCCATCCCCACCCTGAGCAGCCCCTGACTCGGCCTGCACACGTGCTTGATGCCATGGCAAGTGGGCCGGACTTCCCGCGTGCTGCATCCTCCTCGTCGCTGCCCACCCTGTATGACGCGCCGCCAGGAACTGCGGCCTGGAAGCGTGCGCGCTTGCTTGAGCGCAACCGCATTGCCGCATCGAAGTGCCGGCAGAGGAAGAAGAtcgcgcagctgcagctgcagaaaGATGTGGATATTCTGACGAAAGAGAACAAGGAGATAAGGCGCGAACTCGAGTACTACCAGAAGCTGGTATCGAAGTTCAAACGCTTTATTGAATTGCATATGGAAACGTGTAATGGAAGCAATGGCGGTGTGCAGATAATAGAGGAGATGTTGAAGATTGATCACAGTATAGTCGGCCAAGAAAATGACAGTGGAGATAAGCGTGACACTTCCGAAGAAGCACCAATCTGA
- the MEI4 gene encoding Mei4p (Syntenic homolog of Saccharomyces cerevisiae YER044C-A (MEI4)), giving the protein MAWVLSSYRRARWLWLLPDLGADTKRMARGLQTFIVSHYAFHAGAEAMVKYVTHTLYYKFMLELWDTSHEQLQSGKYYGHEFSRYGPEALNRSALCKEQRRMALVILKIRSQRNRGKGPAVRCVMFMLQILESLARSYVKLSRRKAPHAGMETVGLQKAYLQIYERRTKTFNDKYMVEICNILRRHENSVKALELMIKETLKFLQSLDWKSLHLNQKDCDELASYRKFIQCSLLLTDNTSLIAGCRLVISKWPTKP; this is encoded by the coding sequence ATGGCGTGGGTTCTGTCGAGCTACCGCAGGGCACGGTGGCTATGGCTTCTACCGGATCTCGGCGCAGATACCAAACGCATGGCTAGAGGGCTGCAGACCTTCATCGTTAGCCATTATGCGTTCCATGCGGGGGCAGAAGCAATGGTGAAATACGTAACGCACACGTTGTATTATAAGTTCATGCTTGAGCTGTGGGATACATcgcacgagcagctgcagagTGGCAAATATTACGGGCACGAGTTCAGCCGGTATGGTCCTGAGGCTCTTAACAGGAGCGCTTTGTGCAAGGAGCAGCGTCGCATGGCTCTTGTCATTCTCAAAATACGCAGCCAGCGAAATCGAGGGAAAGGCCCAGCGGTGCGATGCGTGATGTTCATGCTACAGATTTTGGAGAGCTTGGCGCGTAGCTATGTAAAGCTCTCAAGGAGAAAGGCACCACATGCTGGAATGGAGACAGTGGGGCTCCAGAAGGCTTACCTGCAGATCTATGAAAGGCGAACGAAAACGTTCAATGACAAATACATGGTGGAGATATGCAACATCCTAAGGCGACATGAAAACAGCGTCAAGGCCCTGGAACTCATGATCAAGGAGACATTAAAATTCCTACAATCTCTAGACTGGAAGAGCTTGCACCTCAATCAAAAGGATTGTGATGAGCTAGCGAGTTACCGCAAATTTATTCAGTGTTCATTACTACTTACGGATAACACTAGCCTGATCGCAGGCTGCAGGTTGGTAATTAGTAAGTGGCCAACAAAACCATAA